From the Montipora capricornis isolate CH-2021 chromosome 2, ASM3666992v2, whole genome shotgun sequence genome, one window contains:
- the LOC138039202 gene encoding uncharacterized protein, producing the protein MFTESRNGPGRRNFDCTNMANTSLVASDVKTVNKAPSCSSSAEKSVKTAQQKSTPSSCKNGVNGLLHIRESYEARGISESTCNLLMASWRPGTQKQYQVYIQKWSHFCTQRKINHNQPTVEQALDFFTHLYEQGLTYSAINTARSALSSYITLEDGTSLGQHPLVSRLLRGIFQRKPPTPRYSETWDVSVVLLYLQGLSPVGTLKLKDLTLKLVTLILLVSGQRGQTVHLLDLSNMRVSTDSYTFLFTKLLKQTRPGFSNPAVTLTAFRDSRLCVVTTLKEYISRTEPLRGSESQLLVSYTKPHKAVSRDTIGRWVKTVLSSAGIDTKKFKPHSTRAAAVSAASNASVSLDEILKTVGWSSESTFGKFYNKPVLRESRFPSSVLETAYS; encoded by the coding sequence ATGTTTACGGAAAGTAGAAATGGACCAGGCAGAAGGAATTTTGATTGCACCAATATGGCCAACACAAGTTTGGTGGCCTCAGATGTTAAGACTGTTAATAAGGCACCCAGTTGCTCTTCCTCAGCAGAAAAATCTGTTAAAACTGCCCAACAAAAAAGTACACCCTCTTCATGCAAAAATGGTGTTAATGGCTTGTTACATATCCGGGAATCCTATGAAGCAAGAGGAATTTCGGAGTCAACTTGCAACCTCCTCATGGCCTCATGGAGACCTGGTACCCAGAAACAATATCAAGTCTATATCCAGAAATGGTCTCACTTTTGTACTCAAAGGAAAATTAATCATAATCAACCCACTGTAGAGCAGGCTTTGGATTTCTTCACACACCTTTATGAACAGGGCCTCACCTACAGCGCCATTAACACAGCACGCAGTGCTTTATCTTCCTATATTACATTAGAAGATGGTACAAGTCTGGGACAACATCCATTAGTGTCACGTCTATTGAGaggcatttttcagagaaaacCTCCCACGCCAAGATATTCAGAGACATGGGACGTCAGCGTTGTGTTGCTTTATCTTCAGGGCTTATCGCCTGTGGGAACACTGAAACTCAAGGACCTGACACTTAAATTAGTTACCTTAATATTGTTAGTTTCTGGCCAAAGGGGCCAAACAGTTCATTTGTTAGATTTATCAAACATGCGGGTGTCCACCGACAGTTACACCTTCTTGTTCACAAAGTTACTAAAGCAAACCAGACCTGGGTTTTCTAACCCCGCAGTAACTTTAACTGCCTTCAGAGATAGTAGATTGTGTGTAGTTACCACCCTTAAAGAGTACATTAGTAGAACAGAACCCCTAAGGGGTTCAGAATCTCAACTTTTGGTGAGTTATACTAAGCCGCACAAAGCCGTTAGTAGAGACACAATTGGTAGGTGGGTGAAAACTGTTTTGTCATCTGCCGGCATTGACACAAAGAAGTTCAAGCCTCACAGTACTAGGGCTGCTGCTGTATCAGCAGCGAGCAATGCCTCAGTTTCCCTAGATGAGATTCTTAAAACTGTAGGCTGGTCATCAGAATCCACTTTTGGAAAATTTTACAATAAGCCTGTGTTAAGAGAGTCACGATTTCCCTCTAGTGTACTTGAAACAGCTTACAGCTGA